In Panicum hallii strain FIL2 unplaced genomic scaffold, PHallii_v3.1 scaffold_15, whole genome shotgun sequence, a genomic segment contains:
- the LOC112878574 gene encoding uncharacterized abhydrolase domain-containing protein DDB_G0269086-like → MSSLPFPRYFQTQAQLDLVRRLMGWTTPENAKKIRAGKIPLRDLAAGEFILFNSYAMCRPLSSDVSSTSAGAASAGGSDPQPVPAAAEPRGLEPEAATPPRSEPTLEEDAAGPAASTEAPETAAAPDAELEPPPAEPAAAAEAAAPEAAVVPEEAAALEAVAAEVAEAASTTTPPAQEVEPEVVPGRRLLPSPAEVLLPRLFAKSLQVHEELEAGIRRDWEREERLTAREAEEVTRLEEVQEREAAVEKELAVGTRRLREREAAFQEREAKVEEFQAERSASIGRIARWAGKVNSSLEALGANPIWVVEAPSSLGVALQVLDSAAERLQGLESGMLDLLETEGRAVAWETAEYILTYFRSHDPAIQLTPVLVGPIRATAAAAKEGVQEAADMVVSRIRRRPDASRPPGQ, encoded by the exons ATGTcttcgcttcctttcccgcgctaCTTCCAGACCCAGGCCCAACTGGACCTGGTGCGCCGCCTCATGGGATGGACCACGCCGGAAAACGCCAAGAAGATCAGGGCCGGCAAaatccccctccgcgaccttgccgcgggggagttcattCTCTTCAACTCGTATGCCATGTGCAG GCCCCTCTCTTCGGACGTTTCAAGCACGTCCGCCGGAGCCGCCTCAGCTGGGGGGTCCGACCCCCAGCCAGTACCTGCAGCAGCCGAACCTAGAGGTCTGGAACCGGAGGCCGCCACACCCCCAAGGTCTGAGCCCACCCTGGAGGAGGATGCCGCCGGACCTGCTGCGTCGACCGAGGCGCCAGAAACAGCAGCAGCACCGGACGCCGAGCTGGAGCCTCCTCCAGCTGaaccagcagcggcagccgaGGCGGCAGCGCCGGAGGCAGCGGTAGTGCCGGAGGAGGCGGCAGCACTAGAggcagtggcggcggaggtCGCAGAGGCCGCCAGCACCACCACTCCACCTGCGCAGGAggtggagccggaggtggtGCCAGGGAGGCGCCTTCTGCCAAGTCCAGCGGAGGTCCTGCTCCCCCGCCTCTTTGCCAAGAGTCTGCAGGTTCATgaggagctggaggctggcATCCGCCGAGACTGGGAGAG GGAAGAAAGGCTCACCGcccgcgaagcagaggaggtgacCCGGCTTGAGGAGGTCCAGGAGCGGGAGGCGGCTGTGGAGAAGGAGCTGGCGGTCGGGACCCGGAGGCTTCGGGAGCGGGAAGCGGCCTTCCAGGaaagggaggccaaggtggaggagttcCAGGCGGAACGGAGCGCTAGCATCGGCCGCATCGCAAGGTGGGCCGGTAAGGTGAATTCCTCCCTGGAAGCTCTCGGAGCAAACCCCATCTGGGTGGTGGAGGCTCCTTCATCGCTTGGCGTCGCCCTCCAGGTGCTGGACTCCGCCGCTGAGCGACTTCAAGGCCTGGAGTCCGGCATGCtcgacctcctggagacagaagGGAGAGCAGTTGCCTGGGAGACTGCTGAGTATATCCTCACCTAtttccggagccacgaccccgccattCAACTAACTCCTGTCCTGGTTGGTCCcatccgggcgacggcggccgccgcgaAGGAGGGCGTGCAAGAGGCGGCCGATATGGTGGTGTCCCGCATCCGACGCCGTCCCGACGCCTCCAGACCACCAGGACAATAG